In a genomic window of Brassica rapa cultivar Chiifu-401-42 chromosome A10, CAAS_Brap_v3.01, whole genome shotgun sequence:
- the LOC103848659 gene encoding uncharacterized protein LOC103848659: MELEDDRDPYPWIIWYICKVRNDKLFRGIDRDPLELVRYAESEYQAWYNAKDTIPSPPQAQIVEETEALSLGNICKLDVSWTSTAQFSGIGWVWKYRIGKIQLMGTHNLRSRETSLHSELEELRWAIESMLQHLTCQRFETNSKDLIAMVADP, translated from the coding sequence ATGGAGCTGGAAGATGATAGAGACCCTTATCCTTGGATAATTTGGTACATTTGCAAGGTTAGGAATGATAAGCTATTCAGAGGTATAGATAGGGACCCATTGGAGCTAGTCAGGTATGCAGAGAGTGAGTATCAGGCCTGGTACAATGCAAAGGATACTATACCTTCTCCTCCACAGGCACAAATTGTTGAAGAAACAGAAGccttaagcttgggtaatatttgtAAGTTGGATGTTTCTTGGACCTCCACTGCTCAATTCAGTGGAATTGGTTGGGTTTGGAAGTATAGAATAGGAAAAATCCAACTTATGGGGACACATAACTTAAGGAGCCGTGAGACATCATTACACTCGGAACTGGAAGAGCTAAGATGGGCAATAGAGAGCATGTTACAGCATTTGACCTGTCAGAGATTTGAGACAAATAGCAAGGACCTGATTGCAATGGTAGCGGATCCATGA